A genomic region of Bosea sp. 124 contains the following coding sequences:
- a CDS encoding ABC transporter substrate-binding protein has product MSDGISTRVTRRGALGLAAGAAGLALGAPPLLAAAQKIRVGLPTKTWWPTVLAETAVAQGLFAKAGLDPELTIYRSGGEAFEALAAGATDFTIGLVSQQGTGRKRGIMTKIVALGVEANTGWKLMVKPASPIKSVADLAGKKVGITAAGSLSDFMALWTRSNAKVDFTSVPLGGGGLVPNLMSGNVDAAVVYSPLSFQMIQNGQAREILDYAKAIPPHLASGWATTDKIINERKDLLRGALQAMYGAVAYMQSNPAAAIKIIAEANSVPEAIAKQEYEETFLKLSKDGRFTLEQTKVAMELARIGGFDNLAPAEEIVTMDFTPVSSSA; this is encoded by the coding sequence ATGAGCGACGGAATTTCAACACGCGTGACGCGCCGTGGAGCACTTGGGCTGGCGGCGGGGGCCGCCGGGCTGGCGCTTGGCGCGCCACCGCTTCTGGCGGCCGCCCAGAAGATCCGCGTCGGGTTGCCGACCAAGACCTGGTGGCCGACGGTGCTCGCCGAGACAGCAGTGGCGCAGGGCCTGTTCGCCAAGGCCGGCCTCGACCCCGAACTGACGATCTATCGCAGCGGCGGTGAGGCTTTCGAGGCGCTCGCGGCCGGCGCGACCGATTTCACGATCGGCCTCGTCTCGCAGCAGGGCACGGGCCGCAAGCGCGGCATCATGACCAAGATCGTCGCGCTCGGCGTCGAGGCGAACACTGGCTGGAAGTTGATGGTGAAGCCGGCTTCGCCGATCAAGAGCGTCGCCGATCTCGCTGGCAAGAAGGTCGGCATCACGGCGGCCGGCTCGCTTTCGGACTTCATGGCATTGTGGACCCGCAGCAATGCCAAGGTCGACTTCACCAGCGTGCCGCTCGGCGGCGGCGGGCTGGTGCCGAACCTGATGTCGGGCAATGTCGATGCGGCGGTCGTCTATTCGCCGTTGAGCTTCCAGATGATCCAGAACGGTCAGGCGCGCGAGATTCTCGACTACGCCAAGGCGATTCCGCCGCATCTGGCGTCGGGCTGGGCGACGACCGACAAGATCATCAATGAGCGCAAGGACCTTCTGCGTGGCGCGCTGCAGGCGATGTACGGCGCGGTTGCCTACATGCAGAGCAACCCGGCAGCGGCGATCAAGATCATCGCCGAGGCCAACAGCGTGCCCGAGGCGATCGCGAAGCAGGAATATGAGGAGACGTTCCTGAAGCTGTCGAAGGATGGCCGCTTCACGCTGGAGCAGACCAAAGTCGCGATGGAACTCGCCCGCATCGGCGGTTTCGACAATCTGGCTCCGGCGGAGGAGATCGTCACCATGGACTTCACTCCGGTCTCGTCGAGCGCGTGA
- a CDS encoding ABC transporter permease has protein sequence MASKAGKPASGGVAGLVVWMAALGALFGIWQGALALGLMQPELLPPVADVLATAFDLVRRPSFLGHVGVTMAEVMVAFVIAVPLGILAGTAISESPYWSQVLKPIVFLIFSIPKTIFLPMFILAFGINFGQKVGFGVFSTIFIVLISSFSALESITSDHVRVARAYGATRSQIAWRVYLPSMAPILLEAVRLAMIFNLTGILLAEMYASRAGLGQLIANWGENFMLKELLAGILLISAAAILFNEAVRWFEQRCEHWRT, from the coding sequence GTGGCATCGAAAGCCGGCAAGCCGGCCAGCGGCGGGGTCGCTGGCCTCGTCGTCTGGATGGCGGCGCTCGGCGCACTGTTCGGCATCTGGCAGGGCGCACTTGCTCTCGGCCTGATGCAGCCCGAACTGCTGCCGCCGGTTGCCGATGTTCTCGCCACCGCTTTCGACCTGGTCAGGCGCCCGAGCTTCCTCGGCCATGTCGGCGTGACCATGGCCGAGGTGATGGTGGCCTTCGTGATCGCGGTGCCGCTCGGCATTCTGGCCGGTACGGCGATCTCGGAGAGCCCCTATTGGAGCCAGGTGCTGAAACCGATCGTCTTCCTGATCTTCTCGATTCCGAAGACGATCTTCCTGCCGATGTTCATCCTCGCCTTCGGGATCAATTTCGGCCAGAAAGTCGGTTTCGGCGTGTTCTCGACGATCTTCATCGTCCTGATCAGCAGCTTTTCAGCGCTGGAATCGATCACGAGCGATCATGTCCGCGTCGCCCGTGCCTATGGCGCGACGCGCAGCCAGATCGCCTGGCGGGTCTATCTGCCCTCGATGGCGCCGATCCTGCTCGAGGCGGTGCGCCTCGCGATGATCTTCAACCTGACCGGCATCCTGCTGGCGGAGATGTACGCCTCGCGCGCGGGGCTCGGCCAGCTCATCGCCAACTGGGGTGAGAACTTCATGCTGAAGGAGCTGCTCGCCGGCATCCTGCTGATCTCTGCCGCCGCGATCCTCTTCAACGAGGCGGTGCGCTGGTTCGAGCAGAGATGCGAGCATTGGAGGACATGA
- a CDS encoding ABC transporter ATP-binding protein, which produces MVEAAAKPPLRVVASLSGAVEVKDLDHTYSAAGRVTQALADIRISIKPGRFVVIVGPSGCGKSSLLMMMTGLVTPTSGTILCGGKPMTEPDPDRVGVVFQEASLYPWLTAQDNVEFPLSLRGVAKSERAARAREKLALVGLKGFEDRYPHELSGGMKQRVSIARGLVQNPPILMLDEPFAALDEQTRISMGDELLRIWEETGKTVVFVTHSLTEAAYLADEIIVMSARPGRIIDRIEVDLPRPRTYAMMATPRFAELRERIWSQIKTQASE; this is translated from the coding sequence ATGGTCGAGGCTGCCGCCAAGCCACCGCTGCGTGTGGTCGCGTCGCTGTCCGGCGCGGTCGAGGTCAAGGATCTCGACCACACCTACAGTGCGGCGGGCCGGGTAACCCAGGCGCTCGCCGATATCCGGATCTCGATCAAGCCCGGCCGCTTCGTCGTCATCGTCGGGCCGAGCGGCTGCGGCAAGTCCTCGCTCCTGATGATGATGACCGGGCTGGTCACGCCGACCTCGGGCACGATCCTGTGCGGCGGCAAGCCGATGACCGAGCCCGACCCCGACCGTGTCGGCGTCGTCTTCCAGGAGGCGAGCCTCTACCCCTGGCTGACGGCGCAGGACAATGTCGAGTTCCCGCTCTCTCTGCGTGGCGTGGCAAAATCCGAGCGGGCCGCCCGCGCCCGCGAGAAGCTCGCTCTGGTCGGGTTGAAGGGCTTCGAGGACCGCTACCCGCATGAATTGTCGGGCGGGATGAAACAGCGGGTCTCGATTGCGCGGGGGCTGGTGCAAAACCCGCCGATCCTGATGCTGGACGAACCCTTCGCCGCGCTCGACGAGCAGACTCGCATCTCGATGGGCGATGAATTGCTGCGGATCTGGGAGGAGACTGGCAAGACCGTCGTCTTCGTTACCCACAGCCTGACAGAAGCGGCTTATCTCGCCGACGAGATCATCGTCATGTCGGCCCGCCCCGGCCGTATCATCGACCGGATCGAGGTCGATCTGCCGCGGCCGCGCACCTATGCGATGATGGCGACGCCGCGTTTCGCCGAGCTGCGGGAACGGATCTGGAGCCAGATCAAGACACAGGCGAGCGAGTAA
- a CDS encoding ABC transporter permease, with protein sequence MTLAVSSSGTAGLRIEPRTVRGLLGVALLLAWEALPRAGLIPSLFLPPLSETLTALGSNWRDYGWHLLVSLRAIGISMLIACGLGIGGGLLCGSIASVRRVAQPLASGLYAVPFVILYPLFTAWFGIGPQAKIAFASIYGLLPCLLGTMAGVQTIDRHYVTVARSLKASRWQMISRVLLPAAIPTVLSAFRIGGALVIVGIVVAEMLTSAEGIGYLITRYRTLLDSPRVFAGILVVIALVFAFDGLVQLFVHRTRHWRLSTRSGESDP encoded by the coding sequence ATGACGCTCGCCGTTTCCTCATCGGGCACTGCGGGCCTGCGCATCGAGCCGCGCACCGTACGGGGGCTTCTCGGCGTCGCGCTCCTCCTCGCCTGGGAGGCCCTGCCGCGCGCCGGGCTCATTCCCTCGCTGTTCCTGCCGCCGCTGAGCGAGACGCTCACGGCGCTGGGCAGTAACTGGCGCGATTATGGCTGGCATCTTCTGGTTTCGCTGAGGGCCATCGGCATCTCGATGCTGATCGCCTGCGGGCTGGGAATTGGCGGTGGTCTGCTTTGCGGCTCGATCGCTTCGGTCAGGCGCGTGGCCCAGCCTCTGGCCTCCGGCCTGTATGCGGTGCCCTTCGTCATCCTCTATCCGCTGTTCACCGCCTGGTTCGGCATCGGCCCGCAGGCGAAGATCGCCTTCGCCAGCATCTACGGGCTGTTGCCCTGCCTGCTCGGCACGATGGCCGGCGTCCAGACGATCGACCGCCATTATGTCACCGTCGCCCGCAGCCTGAAGGCCTCGCGCTGGCAGATGATCAGCCGGGTGCTGCTGCCGGCGGCGATCCCGACCGTGCTGTCCGCCTTCCGCATCGGCGGAGCGCTCGTGATCGTGGGCATCGTCGTCGCCGAGATGCTGACCTCGGCCGAAGGCATCGGCTATCTCATCACCCGCTACCGCACCCTGCTCGACAGTCCCCGCGTCTTTGCCGGCATCCTCGTCGTCATCGCGCTGGTCTTCGCCTTCGACGGGCTGGTGCAACTGTTCGTGCACCGGACGCGGCACTGGCGGCTCTCGACCCGCTCCGGCGAGAGCGATCCCTGA
- a CDS encoding polysaccharide deacetylase family protein, which produces MTTITLSFDNGPDPDVTPQVLNTLRCHDLQATFFVLGDKLRDRRRLCERAHAEGHWIGNHTFNHLVPLGMSAEAGVATAEIVRTEALIGDLAHERRFFRPFGGGGLLDRRLLNGEALARLQSEAYTCVLWNVIPEDWMHPEGWVERALALCFAQEHALIVLHDLPTGAMKQLDRFIVSARDRGASFQQDFPASCVPIERGRLVSPVDGYVTDLAA; this is translated from the coding sequence ATGACGACCATTACCCTGTCGTTCGACAATGGGCCCGATCCCGACGTGACCCCGCAGGTGCTGAACACGCTGCGGTGCCACGATCTCCAGGCCACCTTCTTCGTGCTCGGCGACAAGCTGCGTGACCGGCGCAGGCTTTGCGAGCGGGCCCATGCCGAAGGGCACTGGATCGGCAACCACACCTTCAACCACCTCGTGCCGCTCGGCATGAGCGCGGAGGCTGGCGTGGCTACAGCCGAGATCGTCCGGACCGAAGCGCTGATCGGCGATCTGGCGCATGAGCGCCGATTCTTCCGCCCCTTCGGCGGCGGCGGCCTTCTCGACCGGCGGCTGCTCAACGGCGAGGCGCTCGCCCGTCTCCAGAGCGAAGCCTATACTTGCGTGCTCTGGAACGTCATTCCTGAGGACTGGATGCATCCGGAGGGTTGGGTCGAGCGCGCCCTGGCGCTGTGCTTCGCGCAGGAGCACGCGCTGATCGTGCTGCACGACCTGCCGACGGGCGCCATGAAGCAGCTCGACCGCTTCATCGTCAGCGCGCGCGATCGCGGTGCGTCCTTCCAGCAGGATTTCCCCGCCAGTTGCGTGCCGATCGAACGCGGCCGGCTCGTCAGCCCGGTCGACGGCTATGTGACCGATCTCGCGGCCTGA
- a CDS encoding fumarylacetoacetate hydrolase family protein, whose translation MKLCRIGQPGQEKPALVDRDGGLRDLSGILPDLGGAALSAAGLAKLAAIDPASLPLVAGSPRYGVPVAGTSKFICIGLNYSEHAAEANLPTPPEPIVFLKANSAICGPNDDTVVPLNSTKLDWEVELGIVIGETARNVAPDKALDVVAGYCVINDVSERAFQMQSTQWDKGKGCDTFGPTGPWLVTRDEIPDPQALGMWLTVNGKTMQDGNTRTMIFDVRTIVSYVSRYMTLMPGDIIATGTPSGVGMGKKPEPIWLKPGDVVELGIAGLGQQKQAIVPYR comes from the coding sequence ATGAAGCTCTGCCGCATCGGCCAGCCCGGCCAGGAAAAACCCGCTCTCGTCGATCGCGACGGAGGGCTCCGCGACCTGTCGGGCATCCTGCCCGACCTCGGGGGCGCTGCCTTGTCGGCGGCCGGCCTGGCAAAGCTCGCCGCGATCGACCCCGCGAGCCTGCCGCTGGTCGCGGGGTCGCCGCGCTACGGGGTCCCGGTCGCGGGCACGTCGAAATTCATCTGCATCGGCCTGAACTATTCCGAGCATGCGGCTGAAGCGAACCTGCCGACGCCGCCGGAGCCGATCGTCTTCCTCAAGGCGAATTCGGCGATCTGCGGGCCGAACGACGATACGGTCGTGCCGCTGAATTCGACGAAGCTGGACTGGGAGGTCGAGCTCGGCATCGTCATCGGCGAAACCGCCCGCAACGTCGCGCCGGACAAGGCGCTGGATGTCGTCGCCGGCTACTGCGTCATCAACGACGTCTCCGAGCGCGCCTTCCAGATGCAGAGCACGCAATGGGACAAGGGCAAGGGCTGCGACACGTTCGGGCCGACCGGTCCCTGGCTGGTGACGCGAGACGAGATCCCCGATCCGCAGGCGCTGGGCATGTGGCTGACCGTCAACGGCAAGACAATGCAGGACGGCAACACCCGCACGATGATCTTCGACGTCAGGACGATCGTCTCCTATGTCAGCCGCTACATGACGCTGATGCCCGGCGACATCATCGCGACCGGGACGCCGTCCGGCGTCGGCATGGGCAAGAAGCCCGAGCCAATCTGGCTGAAGCCCGGCGACGTCGTCGAACTCGGTATTGCGGGCCTCGGGCAGCAGAAGCAGGCGATCGTTCCCTACCGCTGA
- a CDS encoding succinylglutamate desuccinylase/aspartoacylase family protein, protein MPSQPANAAWTVPADDEAPLESVRFHGLKSGPKLLVLGAVHGNETCGPNAIARIIDDCRAGRLLIRRGEVTFVPVTNPKAYRQNSREGDRNLNRDMYERPQPIDNEDRIGRRLCALLREHEVLLDVHSFRGEGEPFAFFGPENNNGNLEPFRHDAAELALAACLGVPVAIHGWLDNYVKLIAARERLNLPRLAVTEGYGTTEFMRFAGAYGVTLECGRHDDPASIEVGYAAIRNTLAHLGLIDARPPPGALDCVIHMTEVVICEAEGDVVEDGWKTGDIVPVGAVMARRADGTAVTAPCDGYIIFPSKTARPGEPICHFGVASPRKSRP, encoded by the coding sequence ATGCCATCGCAGCCAGCCAACGCCGCCTGGACCGTGCCGGCCGATGATGAGGCTCCGCTCGAAAGCGTGCGGTTCCATGGCCTGAAATCCGGACCGAAGCTGCTCGTGCTCGGCGCGGTGCATGGTAACGAGACCTGCGGCCCGAACGCCATTGCGCGCATCATCGACGATTGCCGTGCGGGACGCCTGCTGATCCGGCGCGGCGAGGTCACCTTCGTGCCGGTGACCAACCCGAAGGCCTACCGTCAGAACAGCCGCGAGGGAGACCGCAACCTCAACCGCGACATGTATGAGCGGCCGCAGCCGATCGATAACGAGGACAGGATCGGGCGGCGCCTCTGCGCGCTGCTGCGCGAGCACGAGGTGCTGCTCGACGTGCATTCCTTCCGCGGCGAGGGCGAGCCCTTCGCCTTCTTCGGCCCCGAGAACAACAACGGCAACCTTGAACCTTTCCGGCACGACGCCGCGGAACTGGCCCTCGCCGCATGCCTCGGCGTTCCGGTCGCGATCCATGGCTGGCTCGACAACTACGTGAAGCTGATCGCCGCGCGCGAGAGGCTGAACCTGCCGCGCCTGGCCGTGACGGAAGGCTACGGCACGACCGAATTCATGCGCTTCGCTGGCGCCTACGGGGTGACGCTCGAATGCGGCCGGCATGACGACCCGGCTTCGATCGAGGTCGGCTATGCTGCAATCCGCAACACGCTGGCCCATCTCGGCCTGATCGATGCGCGCCCTCCCCCGGGAGCGCTCGACTGCGTCATCCACATGACCGAGGTCGTGATCTGCGAGGCGGAGGGCGATGTGGTCGAAGACGGCTGGAAGACAGGCGATATCGTGCCCGTGGGCGCCGTGATGGCGAGGCGCGCCGACGGCACGGCCGTGACTGCGCCCTGCGACGGCTACATCATCTTCCCAAGCAAGACCGCCAGGCCCGGCGAGCCGATCTGCCATTTCGGCGTGGCGAGCCCGCGCAAGAGCCGGCCCTGA
- a CDS encoding class I SAM-dependent methyltransferase, with protein sequence MPVPDHLETQKRIYAGWARIYDKIYQRLLARPQREAVEAACACGPDILEIGVGTGLTLTYFRPDSHVLGADLSLDMLKVANRKVANQKLTHVRGLMVMDACRLGFAAERFDAVTAQFVITLVPDAEQALAEMDRVLKPGGEIVISSRLVDDGGPFAAVWTALAPLARAVGWSSDFKVSRLTGWAAKTGRYETVHVGSGYFKVVRLRKLSSAKLSSTKA encoded by the coding sequence ATGCCGGTGCCCGACCATCTCGAAACCCAGAAGCGCATCTATGCAGGCTGGGCGCGCATCTACGACAAGATCTATCAGCGCCTGCTCGCCAGGCCGCAGCGCGAAGCTGTGGAAGCCGCCTGCGCCTGCGGGCCCGACATTCTCGAGATCGGTGTCGGCACCGGCCTGACGCTCACCTATTTCCGACCGGATTCGCACGTCCTCGGCGCCGATCTCTCGCTCGACATGCTGAAGGTCGCCAACCGGAAGGTGGCAAACCAGAAGCTGACGCATGTCCGGGGCCTGATGGTGATGGACGCCTGCCGGCTCGGCTTCGCGGCCGAGCGCTTCGATGCCGTGACCGCGCAGTTCGTCATCACGCTGGTGCCCGACGCCGAGCAGGCCCTGGCCGAGATGGACCGCGTGCTCAAGCCCGGCGGCGAGATCGTCATCTCGAGCCGCCTCGTCGACGATGGCGGCCCCTTCGCCGCTGTCTGGACCGCGCTGGCTCCGCTGGCGCGCGCCGTCGGCTGGAGTTCAGACTTCAAGGTCAGCCGCCTGACCGGCTGGGCGGCGAAGACGGGCCGCTATGAGACGGTCCATGTCGGCTCCGGCTATTTCAAGGTGGTGCGCCTGCGCAAGCTCTCCTCTGCCAAGCTCTCCTCCACCAAGGCTTGA
- the mnmA gene encoding tRNA 2-thiouridine(34) synthase MnmA, which translates to MPRNSLDIAKPPAATRVVAAMSGGVDSSVVAALLQREGYEVIGVTLQLYDHGEAVHRVGSCCAGQDIHDARRVAEQIGIPHYVLDYESRFRDAVIERFAESYLSGETPIPCVECNRTVKFQDLLGLARELGADALATGHYVVGRELPNGHRGLFRAADPNRDQSYFLYATTQEQLDLLRFPLGHIDKAQTRALAAELGLGIADKPDSQDICFVPNGRYADVIERLKPGAARPGDIVHLDGRVLGRHDGVLRYTVGQRKGLGLSTPEPLYVLRLDADTARVIVGPREALNVREIRLRDLNWLGEIPLDALPPEGLDVAVRVRSTRPPREARLTRDEAGLKVDLATDEEGVSPGQACVIYADAGPGTRVLGGGTIIRPELRLPAARPGLTLALS; encoded by the coding sequence ATGCCCCGCAATTCCCTCGACATCGCCAAGCCGCCTGCGGCGACGCGCGTCGTCGCGGCGATGTCCGGCGGCGTCGATTCCTCCGTCGTCGCGGCCCTGCTGCAGCGCGAGGGCTACGAGGTCATCGGCGTAACGCTCCAGCTCTATGACCATGGCGAGGCTGTTCACCGGGTCGGCTCCTGCTGCGCCGGGCAGGACATCCATGATGCCCGCCGCGTCGCCGAGCAGATCGGCATCCCGCATTATGTGCTCGACTATGAGAGCCGCTTCCGCGACGCGGTGATCGAGCGCTTCGCCGAGAGCTACCTCTCGGGCGAGACGCCGATCCCCTGCGTCGAGTGCAACCGCACGGTGAAGTTCCAGGACCTTCTCGGCCTCGCCCGCGAACTCGGCGCCGATGCCCTGGCGACCGGCCATTATGTCGTCGGCCGGGAGCTGCCGAACGGCCATCGCGGACTGTTCCGCGCGGCCGACCCGAACCGTGACCAGAGCTATTTCCTCTACGCGACGACGCAGGAACAGCTCGACCTGCTGCGCTTCCCGCTGGGCCATATCGACAAGGCGCAGACGCGTGCGCTCGCGGCCGAGCTCGGCCTCGGCATCGCCGACAAGCCCGACAGTCAGGACATCTGCTTCGTTCCCAATGGCCGCTATGCCGATGTGATCGAGCGGCTGAAGCCGGGCGCTGCCCGTCCCGGCGACATCGTCCATCTCGACGGCCGCGTGCTCGGGCGCCATGACGGCGTGCTGCGCTACACCGTCGGCCAGCGCAAGGGGCTGGGCCTCAGCACGCCTGAACCGCTCTATGTGCTGCGCCTCGACGCCGATACGGCCCGCGTCATCGTCGGCCCGCGCGAGGCGCTCAACGTCCGCGAGATCAGGCTGCGCGACCTGAACTGGCTCGGCGAGATCCCCCTGGACGCCCTGCCGCCGGAGGGGCTGGACGTCGCCGTGCGCGTGCGCTCGACGCGGCCCCCGCGCGAAGCGCGGCTGACGCGCGACGAGGCCGGGCTCAAGGTCGACCTCGCCACCGACGAGGAGGGCGTCTCGCCCGGCCAGGCCTGCGTGATCTATGCCGATGCTGGGCCCGGCACCCGCGTACTCGGCGGCGGCACCATCATCAGGCCGGAACTGCGGCTTCCCGCAGCGCGGCCGGGCCTCACCCTCGCCCTGTCCTGA
- a CDS encoding flagellar hook-length control protein FliK: MSIQPLSNSPPSAEPAVQRRRAAERETGGESESFVLPREEPAREAAAPVRESARETRREAGEARRAADEPASTETPSETAAKPTASEADSKTPAAETVKTTGKTGAKTAGKAAEPASTAPPASPNLDIGALVSIAVAAQAACLSEVAGKTGAAGETKIGEGKETAVAGDKAEVDAAKGPIAAEAKAEGVPVLLAALPVPVAAVPPGPAPTLPPAPAATAAAAEGDRLSGKASATAAAALALASAREAATGPDSETAPSPAATAATSPVARHGVANAAAEAMPLPAAADAAPTQGAGQGGSDPLAPTQVQAQASGPAAPAPTDVNPIEALQQALNPIDLSALGQQGGARPEPFRILTTPEQVAAQQLPVAQGQGAADGPPTPLHVLPIEIGLRALAGARQFDIRLDPGELGRVDVNLSISDKGEVSAKMVVDRVETLHLLQRDARTLERAFEQAGLKPSDAGVEITLRDPSYQSGFRQNRQQDEAPQGARRFGSEAEAGEDSPISTQPAPVRRFVRLGGVDLSV; encoded by the coding sequence ATGTCGATTCAGCCTCTGTCGAATTCTCCGCCCTCCGCCGAGCCTGCGGTTCAGCGCCGGCGTGCGGCCGAGCGGGAGACGGGGGGCGAGAGCGAGAGCTTCGTCCTCCCGCGCGAGGAGCCCGCGCGGGAGGCTGCGGCCCCGGTTCGGGAGAGTGCGCGCGAGACGAGGCGCGAGGCCGGCGAAGCGCGCCGTGCCGCCGACGAACCAGCCTCGACCGAGACGCCATCCGAGACCGCCGCGAAGCCGACAGCCTCGGAAGCCGATTCCAAGACGCCGGCGGCCGAGACGGTCAAGACGACCGGCAAGACGGGCGCGAAGACGGCCGGCAAGGCAGCTGAACCGGCATCGACCGCGCCGCCGGCATCGCCGAACCTGGATATCGGAGCGCTGGTCAGCATTGCCGTCGCAGCGCAGGCCGCATGCCTGTCGGAGGTGGCGGGAAAGACCGGCGCGGCGGGCGAGACCAAGATTGGCGAGGGCAAGGAGACTGCCGTCGCGGGTGACAAGGCCGAGGTTGACGCAGCCAAAGGCCCGATCGCAGCGGAAGCGAAGGCCGAGGGCGTTCCCGTCCTCCTCGCTGCCCTGCCTGTGCCCGTCGCAGCCGTTCCGCCAGGGCCCGCCCCGACGCTGCCACCCGCTCCGGCGGCGACTGCCGCTGCGGCCGAAGGCGATCGCCTGTCCGGCAAGGCATCCGCCACGGCCGCTGCCGCGCTGGCCCTGGCCTCGGCGCGCGAGGCCGCGACGGGGCCCGATTCCGAAACCGCGCCATCGCCCGCCGCGACAGCAGCTACGTCGCCGGTCGCCAGGCACGGCGTGGCGAATGCCGCGGCCGAGGCGATGCCGCTTCCCGCCGCTGCCGATGCCGCCCCGACGCAGGGCGCGGGGCAGGGCGGCAGCGATCCGCTTGCGCCGACGCAGGTTCAGGCACAGGCTTCGGGACCGGCTGCTCCGGCGCCGACCGATGTCAATCCGATCGAGGCGCTGCAGCAGGCTCTCAATCCGATCGATCTGTCCGCGCTCGGCCAGCAGGGCGGGGCCAGGCCCGAGCCATTCCGCATCCTGACGACGCCGGAGCAGGTCGCCGCGCAGCAGCTTCCTGTCGCGCAAGGCCAGGGGGCGGCAGACGGCCCGCCGACCCCGCTGCATGTGCTGCCGATCGAGATCGGCCTCAGGGCACTGGCTGGCGCGCGCCAGTTCGACATCCGGCTCGACCCCGGCGAACTCGGCCGGGTCGACGTCAACCTCTCGATCTCCGACAAGGGCGAGGTCAGCGCGAAGATGGTGGTCGACCGCGTCGAGACGCTGCATCTGCTGCAGCGCGATGCGCGCACGCTGGAGCGGGCCTTCGAGCAGGCTGGCCTGAAGCCTTCCGATGCGGGCGTCGAGATCACCCTTCGCGACCCGTCCTACCAGTCGGGCTTCCGCCAGAACCGGCAGCAGGACGAGGCGCCGCAGGGCGCCCGCCGCTTCGGCTCCGAGGCCGAGGCCGGCGAGGACAGCCCCATTTCCACGCAGCCCGCGCCCGTTCGCCGTTTCGTCAGGCTCGGCGGCGTGGATCTCAGCGTCTGA
- a CDS encoding flagellar hook capping FlgD N-terminal domain-containing protein — MAVSGTSNSSSTSNNTSTISGGASIANNFDQFLTLLTTQLKNQSPLDPLDTNQFTAQLVQFAGVEQQLKTNETLSSLLSLNAAGTATSAVGFIGSTVTADGATTRLENNKAEWQVNVPRGGSATITIKDSKGSVVQTLTKSLVAGDQTYTWDGTTSTAQKAPAGEYTVTIDARDAAGAAMTATTKISGVVDGVDFTGSIPTLKIGAISVPIDQVKSVVRAK, encoded by the coding sequence ATGGCCGTCTCCGGCACAAGCAACAGCTCGTCGACAAGTAACAATACGTCCACGATTTCGGGCGGTGCGTCGATCGCCAACAACTTCGACCAGTTCCTGACCCTGCTGACGACGCAGCTCAAGAACCAGTCGCCGCTCGACCCGCTCGACACCAACCAGTTCACGGCGCAGCTCGTTCAGTTCGCCGGCGTCGAGCAGCAGCTCAAGACGAACGAGACGCTGAGCTCGCTGCTCAGCCTGAACGCAGCCGGGACGGCGACCAGCGCGGTGGGCTTCATCGGCTCGACCGTCACAGCCGATGGCGCGACGACGCGCCTGGAAAACAACAAGGCCGAATGGCAGGTCAACGTTCCGCGCGGCGGCTCCGCGACGATCACGATCAAGGATTCCAAGGGCAGCGTGGTGCAGACGCTGACGAAGAGCCTCGTCGCGGGCGACCAGACCTATACTTGGGACGGCACGACCTCGACGGCGCAGAAGGCCCCGGCCGGCGAGTACACGGTCACGATCGATGCCAGGGACGCGGCGGGCGCCGCGATGACGGCCACGACGAAGATCAGCGGCGTCGTCGACGGCGTCGACTTCACCGGCTCGATTCCGACATTGAAGATCGGCGCGATCAGCGTGCCGATCGACCAGGTGAAGAGCGTCGTCCGTGCGAAATGA
- a CDS encoding DUF1153 domain-containing protein, with translation MTEPLRPRVKYVIGPDGSPLTIADLPPMNTRRWVIRRKAEVVAAVRGGLLSLEEACQRYTLTVDEFLSWQMSIDQHGLAGLRTTRIQHYRQ, from the coding sequence ATGACCGAGCCTTTGCGACCACGGGTGAAGTACGTGATCGGACCGGATGGCAGTCCGCTGACGATTGCGGATCTCCCCCCGATGAATACCCGCCGCTGGGTGATCCGGCGCAAGGCCGAGGTCGTCGCCGCGGTGCGGGGCGGCCTGCTCAGCCTCGAGGAAGCCTGCCAGCGCTACACGCTGACGGTCGATGAATTCCTGAGCTGGCAGATGTCGATCGATCAGCACGGTCTCGCCGGCCTGCGGACGACGCGAATCCAGCACTACCGCCAATAG